A stretch of the Neptunomonas phycophila genome encodes the following:
- a CDS encoding ABC transporter substrate-binding protein — protein sequence MKKILAALPLIALGTSAYAADKCGSVSIADMNWNSATLIAHVDKFILENGYGCDAELVPGDTMPTGASMIEKGEPDIAPEMWSNSMREALDKGVEEGRLRFAGQSLSDGGEEGFWVPKYMVDKDPTLATIAGVIAHAKEFEHPEDPELSAFYTCPAGWNCQISSGNLFEALKLSDAGFDLVDPGSGAGLSGAIAKAYERQEPWFGYYWAPTAVLGKYEMVKVDFGSGIDEAEFKNCTTAEDCENPKVTMYPPSMVQTVTTEGFAKRAPEAYEYLANRAFTNAQMNGLLAWMEDNQADGDVAMEHFLTENADTWTAWVSEEAAAKIKTALDNL from the coding sequence ATGAAGAAAATCCTTGCAGCGCTTCCGTTAATTGCATTGGGAACAAGCGCCTACGCAGCCGATAAGTGTGGTTCGGTGAGTATTGCTGATATGAATTGGAACTCAGCGACGTTAATAGCACATGTGGATAAGTTCATATTAGAAAATGGCTATGGCTGTGATGCAGAACTTGTACCTGGGGATACCATGCCTACAGGCGCGTCTATGATTGAGAAAGGCGAGCCGGATATTGCTCCTGAAATGTGGAGTAATTCAATGCGTGAAGCACTCGATAAAGGGGTAGAAGAAGGGCGTCTTCGTTTTGCTGGTCAATCATTATCAGATGGTGGCGAAGAAGGTTTTTGGGTGCCTAAATACATGGTCGATAAAGACCCAACGTTAGCCACTATTGCTGGTGTCATTGCTCATGCTAAAGAGTTTGAACACCCAGAAGATCCAGAATTATCTGCCTTTTACACCTGTCCAGCCGGATGGAATTGCCAAATTTCGTCAGGTAATTTATTTGAAGCGCTCAAGTTATCTGATGCTGGCTTTGATTTAGTGGATCCAGGTTCAGGCGCTGGTTTATCAGGTGCTATCGCTAAGGCTTACGAACGCCAAGAACCCTGGTTTGGTTACTACTGGGCTCCAACAGCTGTCTTAGGTAAATACGAGATGGTTAAAGTCGATTTTGGTTCTGGTATTGACGAAGCTGAATTTAAAAACTGCACAACCGCAGAAGACTGTGAAAATCCAAAAGTAACCATGTACCCACCTTCAATGGTGCAAACGGTTACCACGGAAGGATTTGCTAAACGTGCTCCTGAGGCATACGAATACCTAGCTAATCGTGCATTCACTAACGCACAGATGAATGGTTTATTGGCGTGGATGGAAGACAACCAAGCTGATGGTGATGTTGCAATGGAGCATTTCCTAACAGAAAACGCTGATACTTGGACTGCGTGGGTTTCAGAAGAGGCAGCGGCTAAAATAAAAACAGCGCTAGACAATCTTTAA
- a CDS encoding MarR family winged helix-turn-helix transcriptional regulator, with product MNTPYWQDVLISLRQIIRATDLQSKRIMKACGLTIPQVMVLRAIESLGDVTVKRISDQVSLSQATVTTILNRLEDKQFIERVRSAKDRRIVNARLTTSGTHMLNEVPPLLHDEFINRFESLERSEKESILDALKQVAGMMNAEKIDASPLLDIQAPIKEQNINKETDLRPGTAE from the coding sequence ATGAATACTCCTTACTGGCAAGATGTGCTTATTTCGTTACGACAAATCATACGTGCGACAGATTTACAATCTAAGCGCATCATGAAAGCGTGCGGCTTAACGATTCCACAAGTCATGGTATTACGAGCAATAGAGAGCCTTGGTGATGTCACCGTTAAGCGCATATCGGACCAAGTATCGTTAAGCCAAGCGACCGTTACGACAATCTTGAACCGCCTAGAAGACAAACAATTTATTGAACGCGTTAGAAGTGCCAAAGACCGTCGTATTGTCAACGCACGCTTAACGACGTCTGGTACTCACATGCTGAATGAAGTACCACCTTTGCTGCACGACGAGTTTATTAATCGATTTGAAAGCCTAGAGCGCAGTGAAAAAGAATCTATCTTGGACGCTTTGAAACAAGTGGCCGGTATGATGAACGCAGAAAAAATAGACGCGTCGCCTTTGCTCGATATTCAAGCGCCGATCAAAGAACAAAATATCAATAAAGAAACAGATTTAAGACCCGGCACAGCAGAGTAA
- the acpS gene encoding holo-ACP synthase: protein MIRGIGTDILSIERATAALARTPKIARRVLTPDEISGFDTATDKARYFAKRFAAKEAVVKALGTGIGRGVSWQHVNICKDALGKPLVRLSEGALARAEMIGAETVHLSYSDEAGYVVAFAVAEDC from the coding sequence ATGATTCGTGGAATCGGTACTGATATTTTATCCATTGAACGAGCGACGGCGGCTTTGGCTCGCACGCCTAAAATAGCCCGCCGCGTGTTGACTCCTGATGAGATATCCGGCTTTGATACAGCAACGGATAAGGCGAGATATTTTGCTAAGCGTTTTGCGGCTAAGGAAGCGGTCGTAAAAGCGCTAGGTACTGGCATAGGAAGAGGTGTCAGCTGGCAGCATGTGAATATCTGCAAAGATGCGCTGGGCAAGCCATTGGTACGATTATCCGAAGGGGCTTTGGCGCGTGCAGAGATGATAGGAGCTGAAACCGTTCATTTATCCTACAGTGATGAGGCGGGCTATGTGGTCGCATTCGCTGTAGCGGAAGATTGTTGA
- the pdxJ gene encoding pyridoxine 5'-phosphate synthase — translation MIEPNRLLLGVNIDHVATLRQARGTRYPDTVLAAALAEEAGADGITVHLREDRRHIQDRDIYLLKETLQTRMNFEMAVTDEMIAIACDVKPSHACLVPEKREELTTEGGLDVLGQLDKIKAACDKLAAQDIDVSLFIDPEPAQIDASIVCGAPTIELHTGAYAQATTLEVQAQELARIKEAAAYAYERGLVVNAGHGLHYHNVEQIAEIPHLNELNIGHGLIARAVFVGLKEAVREMRQLMMESQARVQMQRDAIKR, via the coding sequence ATGATCGAGCCTAATCGTTTGTTGTTAGGGGTCAATATTGATCATGTAGCAACGCTACGACAAGCCCGAGGGACTCGCTACCCAGATACAGTACTAGCGGCTGCTTTAGCGGAAGAGGCGGGTGCTGACGGTATTACGGTGCACTTACGTGAAGACAGAAGACACATTCAAGATCGTGATATCTATCTACTCAAAGAGACGTTGCAAACTCGTATGAACTTTGAGATGGCGGTGACTGATGAAATGATCGCTATTGCCTGTGATGTTAAGCCATCTCATGCGTGTTTAGTGCCAGAAAAGCGAGAAGAGCTGACCACAGAAGGTGGCTTAGATGTGCTTGGGCAACTTGATAAGATTAAAGCGGCTTGTGATAAATTAGCGGCACAAGATATTGATGTGTCACTGTTTATTGATCCTGAACCGGCTCAAATAGACGCATCAATTGTATGTGGGGCACCTACCATTGAGCTTCATACCGGAGCTTATGCGCAAGCGACAACACTTGAGGTACAGGCGCAGGAACTCGCGCGTATTAAAGAAGCGGCAGCTTACGCTTATGAGCGAGGCTTAGTTGTAAATGCCGGACATGGGCTTCATTACCACAATGTAGAGCAAATCGCTGAAATCCCGCATTTAAATGAGTTGAATATTGGTCATGGCCTGATTGCACGAGCAGTATTTGTCGGGCTTAAGGAAGCCGTGCGTGAAATGCGTCAGTTAATGATGGAGTCACAAGCACGAGTTCAAATGCAGCGGGACGCGATTAAGCGATGA
- the recO gene encoding DNA repair protein RecO — protein MSPRDSMQAAYVLHSRPYLETSGIVDLFTLEQGKVSVVAKGLRRPTSKLRGVMQPFVPLHVHWRGKQPLKSLLVAEATGLNGIIQGSALMCGLYINELLQRLLVPHEPVPRLYVYYQYVLNALVAGDDVEGALRTFEHKLLSEIGYALPIDTVLVNQLYYFDPPSWSFEAVTSIDEDLRHSVFSGQQLLDIADDCYETPAQRSAAKRLMRLAIDHLTADRPLQSRRLFKKQ, from the coding sequence ATGTCCCCAAGGGATAGCATGCAGGCGGCTTATGTATTGCATTCGCGACCTTACCTAGAAACCAGCGGGATTGTTGATTTATTTACCTTAGAGCAAGGTAAAGTCAGTGTAGTGGCAAAAGGATTACGCCGACCAACTTCCAAGCTGCGCGGTGTTATGCAGCCTTTTGTGCCTTTACATGTCCATTGGCGAGGGAAGCAACCACTAAAGTCCTTGCTGGTAGCAGAAGCTACCGGCCTCAATGGGATTATTCAAGGTAGTGCCTTGATGTGTGGTTTGTATATTAATGAACTATTGCAACGATTATTAGTGCCCCACGAGCCGGTTCCTCGCTTATATGTGTACTATCAATATGTACTGAACGCGCTAGTAGCAGGCGATGATGTGGAAGGTGCATTACGTACGTTTGAGCATAAATTACTTTCTGAGATTGGGTACGCATTGCCTATCGATACCGTGTTAGTAAACCAGTTATATTATTTCGATCCGCCTTCATGGTCTTTTGAGGCGGTTACCAGCATCGATGAAGATCTGCGTCACTCTGTGTTTAGTGGGCAACAGTTATTAGACATCGCTGATGATTGTTATGAAACACCAGCGCAGCGCAGCGCAGCCAAACGCCTTATGCGCTTAGCAATCGATCATTTAACCGCTGATAGGCCATTACAGAGCCGACGCTTATTTAAAAAACAATGA
- the era gene encoding GTPase Era, with amino-acid sequence MNEEFASWLTPEGSDDQRCGFVAIVGRPNMGKSTLMNYMLGQKISITSKKPQTTRHQILGIKTEGDLQIVFVDTPGLHKEQDKALNRYMNKAASEALRGVDLVLFMVDRTAWTEEDDIVLGKVQHAPCPVILVVNKVDQLEDKNSLLPQIAHVSEKMKFADIIPISAKNGTNVVQLENLINQYMPQSAHHYPEDQITDKSSRFMVAEIVREKLMRNVGDEVPYGATVEIEEFINDGRLLTISALVLVEREGQKKIIIGEKGERMKTIGRDARKDIEALFETKVMLNLWVKVRRGWSDDERALKSLGYQHGE; translated from the coding sequence ATGAACGAAGAGTTTGCAAGTTGGTTAACACCTGAAGGCTCTGATGACCAGCGCTGTGGCTTTGTCGCTATCGTAGGGCGCCCTAACATGGGTAAGTCTACGTTGATGAACTACATGTTAGGTCAAAAAATCAGCATAACATCCAAAAAGCCTCAAACCACACGTCATCAAATCCTAGGTATTAAAACGGAAGGTGATCTTCAAATAGTATTTGTTGACACACCCGGCTTACATAAAGAACAAGATAAAGCGCTTAATCGCTATATGAATAAAGCGGCTTCTGAAGCATTGCGTGGTGTTGATCTCGTACTTTTTATGGTGGACCGTACAGCATGGACCGAGGAAGATGACATTGTTCTTGGGAAGGTGCAGCATGCGCCGTGCCCTGTTATCTTAGTAGTCAACAAAGTAGACCAGTTGGAAGATAAAAATAGCTTACTTCCTCAAATTGCACATGTTTCAGAAAAGATGAAGTTTGCAGACATTATTCCTATCTCGGCTAAAAATGGGACTAATGTTGTTCAACTAGAAAACTTGATTAACCAGTACATGCCGCAGTCAGCCCATCATTACCCAGAAGACCAAATTACCGACAAAAGCTCTCGTTTTATGGTGGCTGAGATCGTTCGTGAAAAATTAATGCGTAACGTCGGTGATGAAGTGCCTTATGGTGCAACGGTTGAAATTGAAGAGTTTATTAACGATGGGCGCCTGCTGACTATCAGCGCGTTAGTGTTGGTTGAACGAGAAGGCCAAAAGAAGATCATTATCGGTGAGAAAGGCGAGCGTATGAAAACAATCGGCCGTGATGCTCGCAAAGATATTGAAGCCCTATTTGAAACAAAAGTTATGCTAAACCTATGGGTAAAAGTTCGCCGTGGTTGGTCAGACGATGAGCGCGCCCTTAAAAGTTTAGGCTACCAGCACGGTGAGTAA
- the rnc gene encoding ribonuclease III, whose translation MIKPITELTRRLGYTFTDVAHCELALTHRSCGKKNNERLEFLGDSIVNFVIADDLFQRFPQAREGQLSRLRARMVKGETLAEIGRELNLGDYLRLGPGELKSGGYRRDSILADAVEALIGAIYLDSDLEVVRGYILGWFEQRLAELDIDEALKDSKTRLQEFLQSRRLPLPTYELVKVEGEAHAQTFTIVCHIEPLKKPTQGIGSSRRQAEQESAKQALAVLAEQVKV comes from the coding sequence TTGATAAAGCCCATTACTGAACTTACCCGCCGTTTAGGTTACACCTTCACTGACGTTGCGCATTGTGAACTCGCGTTAACGCATCGTAGTTGTGGGAAAAAAAATAATGAGCGCCTAGAGTTTTTAGGTGACTCAATCGTTAACTTTGTGATCGCTGACGATTTATTCCAGCGTTTTCCTCAGGCAAGAGAAGGGCAGCTGAGCCGCTTGCGGGCTCGAATGGTAAAAGGCGAAACGCTGGCCGAGATTGGTCGAGAGTTAAACCTAGGTGATTATCTGCGCCTTGGCCCTGGCGAACTCAAAAGCGGCGGTTACCGGCGTGACTCTATCTTAGCAGATGCTGTTGAAGCACTGATTGGAGCCATCTACTTAGATAGCGATTTGGAAGTGGTCCGAGGCTACATACTGGGTTGGTTTGAGCAACGTTTAGCTGAGTTAGACATAGATGAAGCGCTAAAGGACTCTAAAACACGCTTGCAGGAATTTTTGCAGTCCCGTCGTTTACCATTACCTACTTATGAATTAGTTAAAGTCGAAGGCGAGGCGCACGCGCAAACATTTACCATTGTGTGTCACATAGAGCCTTTGAAGAAACCGACGCAAGGTATCGGCAGTAGCCGTCGTCAAGCTGAGCAGGAATCCGCGAAACAAGCCTTAGCTGTATTGGCTGAGCAGGTGAAGGTATGA
- a CDS encoding DUF4845 domain-containing protein, translating to MILGTSLRQQRGASFFGTLIVVLMIGTFIAIGFKLYSPYLQHGTLTSVVENVANDREELSKPINVIRNNINKRLTINQVKLPSPEALTIVNEQGVIKFTINYEQRVPMFYNIDAVVKFNDYYEANQP from the coding sequence ATGATTTTGGGTACAAGTCTTCGTCAACAGCGCGGTGCTTCATTCTTTGGCACCTTGATTGTAGTGCTGATGATAGGAACATTTATAGCCATTGGCTTTAAACTCTACTCACCTTACTTACAGCACGGTACATTGACTTCGGTTGTTGAAAACGTTGCCAATGACCGGGAAGAATTAAGTAAGCCTATAAATGTGATTCGCAATAATATTAATAAACGTCTGACGATAAATCAGGTGAAGCTTCCATCCCCAGAAGCACTAACCATTGTAAATGAGCAAGGCGTTATTAAATTTACTATCAATTACGAACAGCGTGTCCCTATGTTTTATAACATTGATGCGGTGGTTAAATTTAACGACTATTACGAAGCTAACCAGCCTTGA
- the lepB gene encoding signal peptidase I, whose translation MNFDFALILVLATLVTGLGWLVDKLFFEPSRRKKIATAEAASSDGSIPEDAKEKCAPLPWWSDFSRSMFPVLAVVLIVRSFIIEPFQIPSGSMLPTLKIGDFIVVNKFSYGLRLPVLGTKIVPVGEPQRGDVVVFKYPKNPSVNYIKRLVGLPGDVITYKDKTIFVNGVAQEQTLVAKLPPINTETLLVNETLGDVKHEMYTDVRASARSGSGEWVVPEGHYFMMGDNRDNSNDSRYWGYVPDELLVGKAFAVWMHWPTFFSLPDFSVVRGIE comes from the coding sequence ATGAATTTTGATTTCGCACTGATTCTTGTGCTGGCAACGTTAGTAACAGGTCTGGGCTGGCTAGTAGATAAGCTGTTTTTTGAGCCGTCGCGCCGTAAAAAAATTGCTACGGCAGAGGCAGCGTCTAGCGATGGTTCTATCCCAGAAGATGCGAAAGAAAAATGTGCTCCTTTGCCGTGGTGGTCAGACTTTTCGCGGTCCATGTTTCCTGTTTTGGCGGTGGTGTTGATTGTTCGCTCATTTATTATCGAGCCATTTCAGATCCCTTCAGGTTCAATGTTGCCAACGCTTAAAATTGGCGACTTTATAGTCGTTAATAAATTTAGTTATGGTTTGCGTTTGCCTGTTTTGGGGACAAAAATTGTTCCTGTCGGAGAGCCGCAACGCGGTGATGTTGTTGTTTTTAAGTATCCTAAAAACCCATCTGTTAACTACATTAAACGCCTTGTAGGTTTACCGGGTGATGTGATTACGTACAAAGATAAAACCATTTTTGTTAATGGTGTCGCGCAAGAACAAACGCTGGTAGCCAAGCTTCCGCCAATAAACACCGAGACGCTCCTGGTCAACGAAACCCTTGGTGATGTGAAGCATGAAATGTATACCGATGTGAGGGCGTCGGCTCGATCCGGTAGTGGCGAATGGGTTGTTCCTGAAGGGCATTACTTTATGATGGGAGATAATCGTGATAATAGTAATGACAGCCGCTATTGGGGATATGTGCCTGATGAGCTGTTAGTTGGTAAAGCATTTGCGGTATGGATGCATTGGCCAACATTCTTTAGTCTGCCTGATTTTTCCGTTGTTCGCGGTATTGAATAA
- the lepA gene encoding translation elongation factor 4 yields the protein MSKLDHIRNFSIIAHIDHGKSTLADRFIQMCGGLSEREMAAQVLDSMDIERERGITIKAQSVTLDFTSKDGKTYQLNFIDTPGHVDFSYEVSRSLAACEGALLVVDAAQGVEAQSVANCYTAIEQGLEVLPVLNKMDLPQAEPDRVRVEIEEVIGIDATDAIACSAKSGMGVTEVLEALVATIPPPEGDVDAPLQALIIDSWFDNYLGVVSLVRVKQGTLRKKEKIIVKSTGQSHLIDAVGIFTPKRKETDILRAGEVGFVVAGIKDIHGAPVGDTLTHAKTPDVKSLPGFKRVQPQVYAGLFPTSSDDYEDFRDALDKLTLNDASLFFEPETSDALGFGFRCGFLGMLHMEIIQERLEREYDLDLITTAPTVIYELELNTGEVVHIDSPSKLPDPARVKEMREPIVQANILVPNDYLGQVISLCIEKRGVQKNMQFVGQQVQLTYELPMAEVVLDFFDRLKSASRGYASLEYNFVRFEVASLVRMDILINSEKVDALAVILHRDNAQYRGRILCEKMKELIPRQMFDVAIQAAIGGKVIARTTVKALRKNVIAKCYGGDVSRKKKLLQKQKEGKKRMKQVGNVEIPQAAFLAVLKVDG from the coding sequence GTGAGTAAGCTCGATCATATACGCAACTTCTCCATCATCGCCCATATCGACCATGGTAAATCCACTTTAGCAGACCGCTTCATCCAAATGTGTGGCGGTCTATCAGAGCGCGAAATGGCCGCTCAGGTGCTTGACTCTATGGATATAGAGCGCGAGCGCGGTATCACGATCAAAGCGCAAAGCGTGACGCTAGATTTTACGTCTAAAGACGGAAAAACCTACCAGTTAAACTTTATCGATACACCTGGGCATGTTGATTTTTCGTATGAAGTATCTCGCTCGCTTGCCGCTTGTGAAGGTGCGTTATTGGTTGTCGATGCAGCGCAGGGCGTAGAAGCTCAGTCTGTGGCAAATTGCTATACGGCTATCGAACAAGGCTTAGAAGTTTTACCCGTTCTTAATAAAATGGATTTACCTCAAGCAGAGCCTGACCGTGTCCGTGTCGAAATTGAAGAAGTTATTGGTATCGATGCAACGGATGCCATTGCTTGTTCAGCTAAAAGTGGGATGGGCGTTACTGAAGTCTTAGAAGCTTTGGTTGCTACTATTCCGCCTCCGGAGGGTGATGTTGATGCACCATTGCAGGCGTTAATCATCGACTCTTGGTTTGATAACTACTTGGGAGTCGTCTCTTTAGTACGTGTTAAACAGGGCACATTACGTAAAAAAGAGAAGATTATCGTTAAGTCTACGGGGCAATCTCATCTGATTGATGCGGTAGGCATATTTACTCCTAAGCGCAAAGAAACCGATATTCTAAGAGCGGGTGAAGTAGGTTTTGTTGTCGCCGGAATTAAAGACATTCATGGCGCACCTGTAGGTGACACGTTAACACATGCTAAAACGCCTGATGTAAAAAGCTTGCCTGGTTTTAAACGTGTGCAACCACAGGTATACGCAGGTTTATTCCCTACAAGCTCTGACGACTATGAAGACTTCCGCGATGCGCTGGATAAGCTAACATTAAATGATGCCTCCCTGTTCTTTGAACCTGAAACTTCTGATGCGCTAGGCTTTGGATTTCGTTGCGGCTTCCTAGGGATGTTGCATATGGAAATTATTCAGGAACGTCTTGAGCGCGAATATGACTTAGATTTAATCACCACCGCACCCACCGTAATTTATGAATTAGAGCTCAATACCGGTGAAGTGGTCCACATTGATAGTCCGTCGAAATTACCTGATCCTGCTCGCGTGAAAGAAATGCGTGAGCCAATTGTACAGGCTAATATCCTGGTCCCTAATGATTACCTGGGGCAGGTTATCTCTTTGTGTATTGAAAAACGTGGTGTTCAAAAGAATATGCAATTTGTTGGTCAGCAAGTGCAATTGACATACGAGCTGCCTATGGCTGAAGTCGTATTGGATTTCTTTGACCGTCTAAAATCAGCTAGCCGCGGATATGCATCGCTAGAGTATAACTTTGTTAGATTTGAAGTCGCTTCATTGGTTCGCATGGATATTTTGATCAATAGTGAAAAGGTAGATGCGCTAGCGGTCATCTTACACAGGGATAATGCTCAATACCGTGGCCGTATTCTTTGTGAAAAAATGAAAGAGCTTATTCCCCGCCAAATGTTTGATGTGGCTATACAAGCGGCAATCGGCGGTAAAGTTATTGCGAGAACCACAGTTAAAGCGCTACGTAAAAACGTTATTGCTAAGTGTTATGGCGGCGATGTTAGTCGTAAGAAAAAGCTGCTACAAAAGCAAAAAGAAGGTAAGAAACGTATGAAGCAAGTGGGTAATGTTGAAATCCCTCAAGCGGCGTTCCTTGCTGTATTAAAAGTCGACGGTTAA
- a CDS encoding DegQ family serine endoprotease: MKRLIIAFACLLTVFSLTAKADFPDFTSLVKQAAPAVVNISTVQKAPSADAQNGFSFQGPNGEEIPEIFRHFFRFPDQGDLPGPQQNAPQSLGSGFIISKDGYILTNHHVVKGADQVLVRLNDRRELEAVVVGSDERSDVALLKIDANDLPVVKIGDSSELEQGEWVIAIGSPFGFDHTVTSGIVSATGRALENETYVPFIQTDVAINPGNSGGPLFNLDGEVVGINSQIYTRSGGFMGLSFAIPIDVAMNVSEQLESSGFVTRGWLGVVIQEVNKDLAESFGLDKPSGALVAKVLPGSPAEAAGFRDGDIITEFNGQSINLSSDLPHQVGRVKPGTKARVDIVRNGDDKVLTVNIGTLPDEARAIKASSQPAQAPQNNRLNIMISDLSQDQKNNLAVSYGILVQKVMAGSAANAGLVAGDIITMLNGKRVDNVQVFEQIVSQLPAKRSVPMRIVRRGSPVFIPLKLNEE, from the coding sequence ATGAAGCGTTTGATCATTGCGTTTGCATGTTTGTTGACTGTTTTTTCTTTGACGGCTAAGGCCGATTTTCCTGATTTTACTTCTCTGGTTAAGCAAGCTGCTCCTGCTGTTGTTAATATCAGTACTGTGCAAAAAGCTCCTTCTGCCGATGCTCAAAACGGCTTTAGTTTTCAGGGACCTAACGGAGAAGAAATACCGGAAATTTTTAGGCATTTTTTCCGCTTCCCTGATCAAGGCGATTTACCTGGGCCACAGCAAAATGCCCCGCAGTCACTTGGATCAGGCTTCATCATCAGCAAAGATGGTTATATTTTAACGAATCACCATGTCGTTAAAGGGGCTGATCAGGTTCTTGTTCGTCTAAACGATCGTCGAGAGCTTGAGGCCGTTGTTGTGGGGTCTGATGAGCGTTCTGATGTTGCATTGCTTAAAATCGATGCCAATGATTTGCCGGTGGTCAAAATAGGTGATTCATCGGAGCTTGAACAAGGAGAGTGGGTGATTGCGATTGGTTCTCCATTTGGCTTTGACCATACTGTGACTTCTGGGATCGTGAGTGCTACGGGCAGGGCACTTGAGAATGAGACCTATGTGCCTTTCATTCAAACCGATGTGGCGATCAACCCGGGTAACTCGGGCGGTCCTTTATTTAACCTCGATGGCGAGGTAGTGGGTATTAACTCACAAATCTACACACGTTCAGGCGGGTTTATGGGGTTATCTTTTGCTATCCCGATTGATGTCGCTATGAATGTGTCTGAACAACTTGAGTCATCAGGCTTTGTTACACGAGGTTGGTTGGGCGTTGTGATTCAAGAGGTCAATAAAGACCTAGCGGAATCGTTTGGTTTAGATAAACCATCAGGGGCTTTGGTCGCTAAAGTATTGCCGGGTAGCCCTGCAGAAGCAGCTGGTTTCCGAGATGGCGACATCATTACGGAGTTTAACGGTCAGTCCATTAATTTATCTTCCGATTTGCCTCATCAAGTTGGTAGGGTTAAACCCGGTACTAAAGCCCGTGTTGATATTGTGCGTAACGGTGATGATAAAGTGCTGACCGTTAATATAGGTACTTTGCCTGATGAAGCGCGTGCAATTAAAGCTTCGTCACAGCCCGCGCAAGCTCCTCAAAATAATCGTCTCAATATTATGATCTCCGATCTTAGCCAAGATCAGAAGAACAATTTGGCTGTGTCATATGGAATTCTGGTACAGAAAGTTATGGCTGGCTCGGCGGCTAACGCAGGCTTAGTGGCGGGGGATATTATAACCATGCTTAATGGTAAACGCGTTGATAATGTTCAAGTATTTGAACAAATCGTGTCTCAATTACCTGCGAAACGTTCTGTTCCTATGAGAATTGTTCGTCGAGGCAGCCCTGTATTTATTCCTCTCAAACTTAATGAAGAATAG
- a CDS encoding SoxR reducing system RseC family protein codes for MIEEHAKVVGLNGENVIIEAARTSACGQCQAADSCGQKSLSEWAASKMANIEIVNPNRLSVNVGDSVIVGINEGGFIKASALIYLLPLILMVITGGVAQALSQPESLIITSSFVGLAVGFCVVRFFGKKLETRHAYRPILLRVS; via the coding sequence ATGATAGAAGAGCACGCTAAAGTTGTCGGCCTCAATGGTGAAAATGTCATCATTGAGGCAGCTAGGACCTCAGCTTGTGGTCAATGTCAGGCCGCAGACAGCTGCGGACAGAAGTCGCTTTCAGAATGGGCGGCTTCTAAAATGGCTAATATTGAGATAGTTAATCCAAACCGGCTCAGTGTGAATGTTGGCGATTCTGTTATCGTTGGCATAAATGAAGGTGGATTTATAAAAGCCTCGGCACTTATCTATCTATTACCTTTGATACTTATGGTTATAACGGGTGGTGTTGCTCAGGCGCTTTCTCAACCTGAGTCTCTTATTATCACTAGTTCCTTTGTAGGGCTGGCTGTCGGCTTCTGCGTTGTTCGTTTTTTCGGAAAAAAACTAGAAACGCGTCATGCCTACCGTCCTATTTTATTGAGAGTCTCCTAA